A genomic segment from Malus domestica chromosome 05, GDT2T_hap1 encodes:
- the LOC103429239 gene encoding uncharacterized protein — protein MGFGKETIGSIFDSTMFVLILFTLLLSQHQCAEVYEITPSQPFSQTQTLVSPSRIFELGFFSPNGSVNKYVGIWHTNISPRKVVWVANRENPLAASDTLANLTISSNGNLELVDGKQNSLWSTNISVPSNGSAAELLDSGNLVVKDDDVGADPLWQSFDYPSDTLLPNMVLEFDSKSGKRSLMKAWKSEIDPSAGLFWAGLSRDVPSQVFIWINESKPYWRSGAWDKSRFIGVPDMNNQYLSGFTLNDDVNPGTKSFSYRFFDNSLSYLGISSDGVLNLKLSDNGSNWWLNWEAPVNPCDIYGTCGVYGVCKGSESPNPNCECLKGFVPKSNEEWSNGNRTGGCVRTTELFCDQSNTSRSFASGGKEDGFRKMVGLKLPDFHELIENLEADECKIRCLNNCSCQAYAQVNNIGCLVWSSDLIDIQEFTFGGNDLYIRLAHGELDEGKPVKLIASVTAVGFISILSAIAFGVQRLRGKKTGNTKEKTKLMQLNHTSDNSRDNLQEYIRKHDPSELFIYDFDSILNATNNFSTMNKLGEGGFGPVYKGKLQEGKEIAVKRLSSSSGQGIEEFKNEMLLISKLQHKNLVRIMGCCVKDDEKLLIYEFMPNRSLDTLLFDPKRKAELDWARRFNIIQGVARGLLYLHHDSRLKVIHRDLKVSNILLDENMNPKISDFGLARIVEATQSLANTHKVVGTLGYMSPEYAMGGIFSEKSDVYSFGVLLLEIIAGKKNTSFYYNEEQHGFLAYVWHLWNEGRGLDLLDEVLADSYSSSEVTRCMHIGLLCVQDKSEDRPIMPDVVFTLSSETNLPLPKQPIFSNFRNAVYNPQPQYDNIFSANEETITIIEGRPKTVFQCLIVLLFREFLIIQMQIRTESSVSTMNSSMFFLFFFSLLLLSRHHCAEVYEISPAQPLSEGQTLVSPRHVFELGFFSPNNNSGNKKYVGIWHKSIFPRKVVWVANREKPIAASDTLASLRISSMGNLELVDGKQNPLWSTNISVLSNGSAASLLDTGNFVVKDDDVGAEPLWQSFDYPSDTLLPSMLLGFNSKSGETNFLTSWKSESDPSTGMFMVGLTPEVPSQIVIWINGSTPYWRTGPWDKSKFIGLPGTNDAYTSGFRLDDNAEEGTKYYSYSSYNYGDVLAYSDISSDGTLKFMNSERGEYWILDFLAQNNSCDKYAACGPFGVCKRSESPTTPICKCLKGFVPKSHEEWSKGNRTGGCVRQTKLFCETNTSQSVASRRNEDGFLKMTQLKVPDFHEYIKFSDAQKCRTQCLKNCSCLAYAHVDNIGCLVWSKGLLDIQEFVYGGEDLFIRLDRSELGEGKPIKLIASLAAICLISILGALGFGFHRLQANNKKGNARLTDTIENGRDTLQEYIGKHDPSELVIYNFDSILIATNNFSITNKLGEGGFGPVYKGKLQEGKEIAVKRLSSSSGQGMEEFKNEVLLISKLQHKNLVRILGCCVKDDEKLLIYEFMPNRSLDTLLFNPTQRAVLDWGRRFNIIQGVARGLLYLHHDSCLRVIHRDLKVSNILLDEKMNPKISDFGLSRIVEAAQSLANTHKIVGTLGYMSPEYAMGGIFSEKSDVYSFGVLLLEIIRGRKSTGFYHNEEQLGFLSYAWHLWNEGRGFEFVDEVLAESFSLSEATRCMHIGLLCVQDKAADRPTMLDVVFALSSEKDLPPPKQHIFTNFENSSVYDPHPHYDNIFSVDNATITLIAGR, from the exons ATGGGGTTTGGAAAGGAAACCATTGGTAGTATTTTCGATTCCACCATGTTCGTCCTAATTTTGTTCACCTTGCTGCTGTCACAGCATCAGTGTGCTGAAGTTTATGAGATAACTCCGTCACAACCATTTTCACAGACACAAACCCTTGTCTCCCCCAGCCGCATTTTCGAATTGGGGTTCTTCAGTCCTAATGGTTCGGTTAACAAGTACGTGGGGATATGGCACACGAACATATCTCCGCGGAAAGTTGTATGGGTTGCCAACAGAGAAAACCCTCTTGCAGCTTCAGATACCTTGGCTAATTTGACAATTAGCAGCAATGGGAATCTGGAGCTTGTAGATGGGAAGCAGAATTCTCTTTGGTCAACGAATATTTCGGTGCCATCTAATGGTTCAGCTGCAGAGCTTTTGGACAGCGGAAATCTTGTCGTAAAAGATGATGATGTCGGTGCTGATCCATTGTGGCAGAGTTTTGATTATCCTAGTGACACACTTCTACCAAATATGGTGCTGGAATTCGATAGTAAATCCGGAAAGCGCAGTTTAATGAAAGCCTGGAAAAGTGAGATTGATCCATCAGCTGGCTTGTTCTGGGCTGGACTTTCACGGGACGTTCCATCACAAGTGTTCATTTGGATTAATGAATCGAAACCCTACTGGAGAAGTGGGGCATGGGATAAATCAAGGTTCATCGGGGTACCGGATATGAATAATCAATATCTAAGTGGATTCACTCTAAATGATGATGTGAACCCGGGAACAAAATCTTTTTCCTACAGGTTTTTTGACAATTCGCTTTCATATCTTGGCATCTCTTCGGATGGAGTACTGAATCTTAAGCTTTCGGACAATGGCAGCAACTGGTGGCTTAACTGGGAGGCACCGGTGAATCCATGCGACATTTATGGAACATGTGGTGTTTATGGTGTCTGCAAAGGTTCTGAATCTCCAAATCCAAATTGCGAGTGTTTGAAAGGGTTTGTACCAAAATCAAATGAGGAATGGAGCAACGGAAACAGGACTGGAGGGTGTGTGAGGACCACCGAATTGTTTTGTGATCAGAGTAACACAAGCAGGTCATTTGCTTCAGGAGGAAAAGAAGATGGCTTTCGGAAGATGGTGGGATTAAAGCTACCAGATTTTCATGAGCTTATCGAAAATCTGGAGGCTGACGAGTGCAAGATACGATGCCTAAATAATTGTTCTTGTCAGGCTTATGCGCAAGTTAATAATATAGGGTGTTTGGTCTGGTCCAGTGACCTTATTGATATACAAGAGTTTACATTTGGAGGGAACGATCTTTATATTCGCCTAGCACACGGAGAATTAG ATGAAGGAAAGCCTGTAAAGCTAATTGCTAGCGTCACTGCTGTTGGTTTTATCAGTATCTTGAGTGCCATAGCTTTCGGTGTTCAGAGACTGCGCGGTAAAAAAACAG GGAACacgaaagaaaaaacaaagttaaTGCAGTTGAATCATACAAGTGATAATTCAAGGGACAATCTTCAAGAATACATAAGAAAACATGATCCATCGGAGCTATTCATCTACGATTTTGACAGCATATTAAATGCCACAAACAATTTCAGCACCATGAACAAACTCGGGGAAGGAGGTTTCGGCCCTGTTTACAAG GGTAAGCTACAAGAAGGAAAGGAAATAGCAGTAAAACGACTATCTAGTAGCTCGGGGCAAGGCATAGAGGAGTTCAAGAATGAGATGCTGTTGATCTCCAAACTCCAACACAAGAATCTTGTTAGGATCATGGGCTGCTGCGTCAAGGACGATGAAAAGTTACTGATTTATGAGTTCATGCCTAACAGAAGCTTGGATACTCTTCTATTCG ATCCAAAGCGCAAAGCAGAGCTTGATTGGGCTAGACGCTTCAATATTATTCAGGGAGTTGCTAGAGGGCTTCTTTATCTCCACCACGATTCCCGTTTGAAGGTAATCCATAGAGATTTGAAGGTTAGTAACATTCTCTTGGATGAGAatatgaacccaaaaatttcagattttggaTTGGCACGAATCGTTGAAGCAACACAGAGTCTAGCAAATACTCACAAGGTTGTGGGAACACT TGGCTATATGTCTCCCGAATACGCCATGGGTGGGATATTTTCTGAAAAATCTGATGTCTATAGCTTTGGTGTCTTGCTATTGGAGATTATCGCCGGCAAAAAGAATACTAGCTTCTATTACAACGAAGAACAGCACGGATTTTTAGCTTAT GTTTGGCACTTATGGAATGAAGGCAGGGGACTGGACTTGCTGGATGAAGTATTGGCGGATTCATATTCGTCATCAGAAGTAACAAGATGCATGCATATCGGACTTCTCTGCGTACAGGACAAGTCTGAAGATAGGCCAATCATGCCGGACGTAGTTTTCACACTAAGTAGTGAGACGAATCTTCCACTACCTAAGCAGCCTATATTTTCTAATTTCCGAAACGCAGTCTATAATCCTCAACCTCAATATGACAATATTTTCTCTGCAAATGAAGAAACTATAACCATTATCGAAGGTCGG cccaaaaCAGTATTTCAATGTTTGATCGTATTGCTTTTCAGGGAATTTTTAATCATTCAGATGCAAATTAGAACCGAAAGTAGTGTTAGTACGATGAATTCCTCCATGTTCTTCCTATTCTTCTTCAGCTTGCTTCTTCTGTCACGGCACCATTGTGCCGAAGTTTACGAGATAAGTCCTGCGCAACCATTATCAGAGGGACAAACTCTTGTCTCCCCCCGCCATGTTTTCGAATTGGGATTCTTCAGTCCTAATAATAATTCCGGTAATAAGAAGTATGTGGGGATATGGCACAAGAGTATTTTTCCTCGAAAAGTTGTATGGGTGGCCAACAGAGAAAAGCCGATTGCAGCTTCAGACACCTTGGCTAGTTTGAGAATAAGCAGCATGGGGAATCTGGAGCTTGTAGATGGAAAACAGAATCCTCTTTGGTCAACGAATATTTCGGTGCTATCTAATGGTTCAGCTGCATCTCTTTTAGACACCGGAAACTTTGTCGTAAAAGATGATGATGTCGGAGCTGAACCGTTGTGGCAGAGTTTTGATTATCCTAGTGACACACTTCTACCAAGTATGCTGCTGGGGTTCAATAGCAAATCTGGAGAGACGAATTTCCTGACTTCCTGGAAAAGTGAGAGTGATCCATCGACGGGGATGTTCATGGTTGGATTGACACCAGAGGTGCCATCACAGATTGTAATTTGGATTAATGGATCAACTCCCTACTGGAGAACCGGGCCATGGGATAAATCAAAGTTCATCGGGCTACCAGGTACAAATGATGCATATACAAGTGGATTCAGATTAGATGATAATGCAGAGGAAGGAACAAAGTATTATTCTTATAGTTCTTATAATTACGGGGACGTTTTGGCGTACTCAGACATCTCTTCAGACGGTACACTTAAGTTTATGAATTCGGAACGTGGAGAGTACTGGATTCTTGACTTTTTAGCACAAAATAACTCATGTGATAAGTATGCAGCATGCGGACCTTTCGGGGTTTGCAAACGTTCTGAATCTCCAACAACTCCAATATGCAAGTGTTTGAAAGGGTTTGTACCAAAGTCACACGAGGAATGGAGCAAAGGAAACAGGACAGGAGGGTGTGTGAGGCAAACCAAATTGTTTTGTGAGACTAATACAAGTCAGTCAGTCGCTTCGAGAAGAAATGAAGACGGGTTTTTGAAGATGACGCAGTTAAAAGTACCAGATTTTCATGAATATATCAAGTTTTCAGATGCACAGAAGTGCAGGACACAGTGCCTAAAAAATTGTTCTTGCCTGGCTTATGCACATGTTGATAACATAGGATGTTTGGTCTGGTCCAAAGGCCTTCTTGATATACAGGAATTTGTCTATGGTGGAGAAGATCTTTTTATTCGCCTGGACCGCTCAGAACTCG GTGAAGGAAAGCCAATAAAGTTAATTGCCAGCCTCGCAGCAATTTGTTTGATTAGCATCTTGGGTGCCCTAGGGTTCGGTTTCCACAGGTTGCAAGCTAATAATAAAAAGG GAAACGCCAGATTAACTGATACAATTGAGAACGGAAGAGACACTCTTCAAGAATACATTGGAAAGCATGATCCATCAGAGCTGGTCATCTATAATTTCGATAGCATTTTAATCGCAACGAACAATTTCAGTATCACAAACAAACTCGGGGAAGGAGGATTTGGCCCTGTTTACAAG GGTAAGCTGCAAGAAGGGAAGGAAATAGCGGTAAAAAGACTATCTAGTAGCTCAGGGCAGGGCATGGAAGAGTTCAAGAATGAAGTGTTGTTGATCTCCAAACTCCAACATAAAAATCTTGTTAGGATCTTGGGTTGCTGTGTTAAAGATGACGAGAAGTTACTGATTTATGAGTTCATGCCAAACAGAAGCTTGGATACTCTTCTATTCA atccaacacagAGAGCAGTGCTTGATTGGGGTAGACGCTTCAATATTATTCAGGGTGTCGCTAGAGGGCTTCTTTATCTCCATCATGATTCCTGTTTGAGAGTAATACATAGAGATTTGAAAGTTAGTAACATTCTCTTGGATGAGAaaatgaacccaaaaatttcagattttggaTTGTCACGAATCGTTGAAGCGGCACAAAGTCTAGCAAATACTCACAAGATTGTGGGAACACT TGGTTATATGTCTCCGGAGTATGCTATGGGTGGAATATTTTCTGAAAAATCTGATGTCTATAGCTTCGGCGTCTTGTTATTGGAGATTATTAGGGGCAGGAAGAGTACTGGCTTCTATCACAACGAAGAACAGCTAGGCTTCCTATCTTAT GCATGGCACTTATGGAATGAAGGCAGGGGATTCGAATTTGTAGATGAAGTGTTGGCCGAATCTTTTTCCTTATCAGAAGCAACGAGATGCATGCATATCGGGCTTCTTTGTGTGCAGGACAAGGCTGCAGATAGGCCTACCATGCTGGATGTAGTTTTCGCGCTAAGTAGTGAGAAGGATCTTCCACCACCTAAGCAGCATATATTTACAAATTTCGAAAACTCATCAGTCTATGATCCTCACCCACATTACGACAACATTTTCTCTGTGGATAACGCTACCATAACACTGATTGCAGGACGATAA
- the LOC114825025 gene encoding G-type lectin S-receptor-like serine/threonine-protein kinase At1g61550, with product MFVLILFSLLLSQHHCADVYEITPSQPFSQTQSLVSPSHLFELGFFSPNDSVNKYVGIWHTNISPRKVVWVANRENPLAASDTLANLTISSNGTLELVDGKQNSLWSTNISVPSNGSAAELLDSGNLVVKDNDIGADPLWQSFDYPSDTLLPSMVLGFNSKSGKRNLMKAWKSESDPSAGLFLVGLSWDVPSQVFIWINESKPYWRSGAWDKSRFIGVPDMDNQYLSGFALHDDVNPGTKYFSYRFFDNTLSYFGISSDGVLSLKLSDHGSNWGLNWEAPVNPCDIYGTCGVYGVCKGSESPNPNCECLKGFVPKSNKEWSNGNRTGGCVRTTELFCDQSNTSRSFASGGKEDGFRKMVGLKLPDFHELIENLEADECKIRCLNNCSCQAYAQVNNIGCLVWSSDLIDIQEFASGGMDLNIRLANGELDKGKPVKLIASVTAVGFISILSAIAFGVQRLRRTKTGNMKEKTKLMQSNHRSDNSRDNLQEYIRKHDPSELFIYDFDSILNATNNFSTVNKLGEGGFGPVYNGKLQEGKEIAVKRLSSSSGQGIEEFKNEMLLISKLQHKNLVRIMGCCVKDDEKLLIYEFMPNRSLDTLLFDPKRRAELDWARRFNIIQGVARGLLYLHHDSRLKVIHRDLKVSNILLDENMNPKISDFGLARIVEATKSLANTHKVVGTFGYMSPEYAMGGIFSEKSDVYSFGVLLLEIIAGKKNTSFYYNEEQHGFLAYVWHLWNEGRGLDLLDEVLADSYSSSEVTRCMHIGLLCVHDKSEDRPTMPDVVFTLNSETDLPLPKQPIFSNFRNAVYDPQLQYDNIFSANEDTITVIEGR from the exons ATGTTCGTCCTAATTTTGTTCAGCTTGCTTCTGTCACAGCATCATTGTGCTGACGTTTATGAAATAACTCCATCACAACCATTTTCACAGACACAAAGCCTTGTCTCCCCGAGCCACCTTTTCGAATTGGGGTTCTTCAGTCCTAATGATTCGGTTAACAAGTACGTGGGGATATGGCACACGAACATATCTCCACGGAAAGTTGTATGGGTTGCCAACAGAGAAAATCCTCTTGCAGCTTCAGATACCTTGGCTAATTTGACAATTAGCAGCAATGGGACTCTGGAGCTTGTAGATGGGAAGCAGAATTCTCTTTGGTCAACGAATATTTCGGTGCCATCTAATGGTTCAGCTGCAGAGCTTTTGGACAGCGGAAATCTTGTCGTAAAAGATAATGATATCGGTGCTGATCCATTGTGGCAGAGTTTTGATTATCCTAGTGACACACTTCTACCAAGTATGGTGCTGGGATTCAATAGTAAATCCGGAAAGCGCAATTTAATGAAAGCCTGGAAAAGTGAAAGTGATCCatcagctggcttgttcttggtTGGACTTTCATGGGACGTTCCATCACAAGTGTTCATTTGGATTAATGAATCGAAACCCTACTGGAGAAGTGGGGCATGGGATAAATCAAGGTTCATCGGGGTACCGGATATGGATAATCAATATCTAAGTGGATTCGCTCTACATGATGATGTGAACCCGGgaacaaaatatttttcttataggTTTTTTGACAATACGCTTTCATATTTTGGCATCTCTTCGGACGGAGTACTGAGTCTTAAGCTTTCGGACCATGGCAGCAACTGGGGCCTTAACTGGGAGGCACCGGTGAATCCATGTGACATTTATGGAACATGTGGAGTTTATGGTGTCTGCAAAGGTTCTGAATCTCCAAATCCAAATTGCGAGTGTTTGAAAGGGTTTGTCCCAAAATCAAATAAGGAATGGAGCAACGGAAACAGGACTGGAGGGTGTGTGAGGACTACCGAATTGTTTTGTGATCAGAGTAACACAAGCAGGTCATTTGCTTCAGGAGGAAAAGAAGATGGGTTTCGGAAGATGGTGGGATTAAAGCTACCAGATTTTCATGAGCTTATCGAAAATCTGGAGGCTGACGAGTGCAAGATAAGATGCCTAAATAATTGTTCTTGTCAGGCTTATGCGCAAGTTAATAATATAGGGTGTTTGGTCTGGTCCAGTGACCTTATTGATATACAAGAGTTTGCCTCTGGCGGGATGGATCTTAATATTCGCCTAGCAAACGGAGAATTAG acaaAGGAAAACCAGTAAAGCTAATTGCCAGCGTCACTGCTGTTGGTTTTATCAGTATCTTGAGTGCCATAGCGTTCGGCGTTCAGAGACTGCGCCGTACAAAAACAG GGAacatgaaagaaaaaacaaagttaaTGCAGTCGAATCATAGAAGTGATAATTCAAGGGACAATCTTCAAGAATACATAAGAAAACATGATCCATCGGAGCTATTCATCTACGATTTTGACAGCATATTAAATGCCACAAACAATTTCAGCACCGTGAACAAACTCGGGGAAGGAGGTTTCGGCCCTGTTTACAAT GGTAAGCTACAAGAAGGAAAGGAAATAGCAGTAAAACGACTATCTAGTAGCTCGGGGCAAGGCATAGAGGAGTTCAAGAATGAGATGCTGTTGATCTCCAAACTCCAACACAAGAATCTTGTTAGGATCATGGGCTGCTGCGTCAAAGACGATGAAAAGTTACTGATATATGAGTTCATGCCGAACAGAAGCTTGGATACTCTTCTATTCG ATCCAAAGCGCAGAGCAGAGCTTGATTGGGCTAGACGCTTCAATATTATTCAGGGAGTTGCTAGAGGGCTTCTTTATCTCCACCACGATTCCCGTTTGAAGGTAATCCATAGAGATTTGAAGGTTAGTAACATTCTCTTGGATGAGAatatgaacccaaaaatttcagattttggaTTGGCACGAATCGTTGAAGCGACAAAGAGTCTAGCAAATACTCACAAGGTTGTGGGAACATT TGGCTATATGTCTCCCGAGTACGCCATGGGTGGGATATTTTCTGAAAAATCTGATGTCTATAGCTTTGGTGTCTTGCTATTGGAGATTATCGCCGGCAAAAAGAATACTAGCTTCTATTACAACGAAGAACAGCACGGATTTTTAGCTTAT GTTTGGCACTTATGGAATGAAGGCAGGGGACTGGATTTGCTGGATGAAGTGTTGGCGGATTCATATTCGTCATCAGAAGTAACGAGATGCATGCATATCGGACTTCTTTGCGTACACGACAAGTCTGAAGATAGGCCAACCATGCCGGACGTAGTTTTCACACTAAATAGTGAGACGGATCTTCCACTACCTAAGCAGCCTATATTTTCTAATTTCCGAAACGCAGTCTATGATCCTCAACTTCAATATGACAATATTTTCTCTGCCAATGAAGATACCATAACCGTGATCGAAGGTCGGTAA
- the LOC114825023 gene encoding G-type lectin S-receptor-like serine/threonine-protein kinase At1g61480 — MNSSMFFLLFLSLLLTQHYCAEVYNITSLQPLAQGQTLFSPSHIFELGFFSPNNSENKYVGIWHKNMFPRKVVWVANREKPLAVADALASLAINNGKLELVDGKQKSIWSINIPESSYSSAAVLLDTGNLVVADDRGAQLWKSFDYPGDTFLPGMLMGFDSQSGKQNVLTAWKNLNDSSRGLFLVELAPQIPAQIFVRINGSTPCWRSGPWDKSKFIGIPEMDDQYLSGHMVLDYEQQGAASFFCSSAYNKSLVYMDISSNGRLKTMVSEHGENWRINWEAQRTPCDYYGTCGPFGVCKVTDSLTTPICKCLKGFVPKSLEEWSKGNTTGGCVRKAKLFCESNTSQPVASGGKEDGFLKIESVNPPDFHEYILNMDFQGCRTQCQNNCSCLAYAFVTNIGCLIWSQDLLDIQQFSTGGVDLFIRLADAEFGEGKRTKLIVSLTSICFISIAAVVFGLHRLRAKQKGNIKVTTMRSELNDMTKNSRDTIEELIRKHDPSELIIYDLDSILIATSNFSINNKLGGGGFGPVYKGKLQEGKEIAVKRLSSSSGQGIEEFKNEVMLISKLQHKNLVRIMGCCIKDDEKLLIYEFMPNRSLDTLLFDPMRRGVLDWAKRFNIIQGVARGLLYLHHDSCLKVIHRDLKVSNILLDENMNPKISDFGLARIVQGTHNLENTQKVVGTLGYMSPEYAMRGIFSEKSDVYSFGVLLLEIIAGRKNTSSFYKEQELGILAYAWNLWNEGKGLDFVDEVLADSYSASEVMRCMHIGLLCVQNNAADRPTIADVVFMLRSETDCAQPKQPTFTFQNSLSDLQPHHNHVWSANEATISLLEGR, encoded by the exons ATGAATTCCTCCATGTTCTTCCTATTGTTCTTAAGCTTGCTTTTGACACAGCATTATTGTGCTGAGGTATATAACATAACTTCTTTGCAACCATTAGCGCAGGGACAAACTCTTTTCTCCCCCAGCCACATTTTCGAATTGGGTTTCTTCAGCCCCAACAATTCCGAAAATAAGTATGTGGGAATATGGCACAAGAATATGTTTCCTCGCAAAGTTGTGTGGGTTGCCAACAGAGAAAAGCCGCTTGCAGTTGCAGACGCCTTGGCTAGTTTAGCGATTAACAATGGGAAACTTGAGCTTGTAGATGGGAAACAGAAATCTATATGGTCAATCAATATTCCGGAGTCATCGTATAGCTCAGCTGCAGTTCTTTTAGACACTGGAAACCTCGTTGTTGCGGATGATAGAGGAGCTCAATTATGGAAGAGCTTTGATTATCCTGGTGACACATTTCTTCCTGGAATGTTGATGGGATTTGATAGTCAATCTGGAAAGCAGAATGTCTTGACTGCCTGGAAAAATTTGAACGATTCATCAAGAGGGTTATTCTTGGTTGAATTGGCACCACAGATCCCAGCTCAGATATTCGTTCGGATTAACGGATCAACTCCCTGCTGGAGAAGCGGTCCATGGGATAAATCAAAGTTCATAGGCATACCCGAAATGGATGATCAATATCTTAGTGGTCATATGGTGCTTGATTATGAGCAACAGGGAGCAGCGTCCTTTTTCTGCAGTAGTGCATATAACAAAAGTTTGGTATATATGGATATCTCTTCAAACGGTAGACTGAAGACTATGGTATCGGAACATGGTGAGAACTGGCGTATTAACTGGGAGGCCCAAAGGACTCCATGCGACTATTATGGAACATGTGGACCTTTTGGGGTTTGCAAAGTTACTGATTCTCTAACAACTCCAATCTGCAAGTGTTTGAAAGGGTTCGTACCCAAGTCACTTGAGGAATGGAGTAAGGGAAACACGACAGGAGGGTGCGTGAGGAAAGCCAAATTGTTTTGTGAGAGTAACACAAGTCAGCCAGTTGCTTCAGGAGGAAAAGAAGACGGGTTTCTAAAAATAGAAAGCGTAAACCCACCAGATTTTCATGAGTATATTTTGAATATGGATTTTCAAGGCTGCAGGACTCAGTGCCAAAATAATTGTTCTTGCCTGGCTTATGCATTTGTTACCAATATAGGTTGTTTAATCTGGTCCCAGGACCTTTtagatattcagcagttttcCACTGGCGGAGTGGATCTCTTTATTCGCCTAGCTGATGCCGAATTTG GCGAAGGAAAGCGAACAAAGTTAATTGTCAGCCTTACATCTATATGTTTTATCAGTATTGCTGCAGTAGTGTTCGGTTTGCACAGGTTACGCGCTAAACAAAAGG GAAACATCAAAGTAACAACAATGCGCAGTGAATTGAATGACATGACTAAGAATTCAAGGGACACTATCGAAGAACTTATAAGAAAACATGATCCATCAGAGCTTATAATCTATGATCTTGATAGCATATTAATTGCTACGAGCAATTTCAGCATCAACAACAAACTTGGGGGAGGAGGATTTGGCCCCGTTTACAAG GGAAAGCTACAAGAAGGGAAGGAAATAGCAGTAAAAAGACTGTCTAGTAGCTCGGGGCAAGGCATAGAAGAGTTCAAGAATGAAGTGATGTTGATCTCTAAACTCCAACATAAAAATCTTGTTAGGATCATGGGTTGCTGCATTAAAGATGACGAGAAGTTATTGATCTATGAGTTCATGCCAAACAGAAGCTTGGATACTCTTCTATTCG ATCCAATGAGAAGAGGAGTGCTTGATTGGGCTAAACGCTTCAATATTATTCAAGGTGTCGCTAGAGGACTTCTTTATCTCCATCATGATTCCTGTTTGAAGGTAATACATAGAGATTTGAAGGTCAGTAATATTCTCTTGGATGAGAATATGAACCCgaaaatttcagattttggaCTGGCACGCATTGTTCAAGGGACGCATAATTTAGAAAACACTCAGAAGGTGGTGGGAACTCT TGGCTATATGTCTCCGGAGTATGCCATGAGAGGGATATTTTCTGAAAAATCCGATGTCTATAGCTTTGGGGTCTTGCTATTGGAGATTATTGCCGGCAGAAAGAATACCAGCTCCTTTTACAAGGAACAAGAGCTAGGTATCCTAGCTTAT GCATGGAACTTATGGAATGAAGGCAAGGGATTGGACTTTGTAGATGAAGTATTGGCAGATTCATATTCGGCATCAGAAGTGATGAGATGCATGCATATCGGGCTTCTTTGCGTGCAAAACAATGCTGCAGATAGGCCAACAATTGCAGATGTGGTTTTCATGCTAAGGAGCGAGACAGATTGTGCGCAGCCTAAGCAGCCTACATTCACCTTCCAAAACTCTCTATCTGATCTTCAACCACACCATAACCATGTTTGGTCTGCAAATGAAGCCACCATATCACTTCTCGAAGGACGATAG
- the LOC139196585 gene encoding transcription factor PERIANTHIA-like, producing MADNSQQTDTYTDVDTDDKNHLHGVQHGALMVADSTEQAKERTTGDQKAGPKQRSNKEESPKEESIHLYFPSACI from the exons ATGGCTGACAACAGCCAGCAGACTGACACTTATACGGATGTTGACACCGATGACAAAAACCAT CTTCATGGAGTGCAGCATGGAGCATTAATGGTAGCGGATTCCACAGAGCAGGCAAAGGAAAGAACTACTGGTGACCAAAAG GCTGGCCCAAAACAGAGAAGCAACAAGGAAGAGTCGCCTAAGGAAGAAAGTATACATCTTTACTTTCCATCAGCATGTATTTGA